DNA from Corynebacterium stationis:
CCTGAAACGACTGTCGGTGGTGCGCACTGTTGTTGATGATTGCGTGCGATATCGGTTTGGATACGGGCAATGACCTGCATATTCGGTGCTAGATTATGCTCAAGTATTTTCTGGCAGGCAGGCTCCAAGCTGGTCTTGTTGTGCTTGTTGCCAAGTTTGACCAGTATGTTGCGTGCGGTGTGTAGCCCGCGGGGAATGGCTTTTTCATTGCGCTTGAGGATTAGTGTGATGACCTTGGTAGTTGCCGGCCCGAACGAGGATGCGCGTTTGAGCAGTTCATCACGGGTGAGAACTTCGACTCCGTGGGTATCACCATCAGGATTATGCGCCGGGTCGGTGCTGTATCGGTAGCGAAATCCCTGTAGCCTGCTGTGTTCTGCTACCAGTGTGTCCCCGTCGAAGATGCTGACGAGGTCTTTGGTCAAACGGGCTCGAAGTCGTTTCCCGATGAGACGAAACGGTACCGAATAGTATTGGTGGTCGCAGGTGATGTGCCAGTTGCGATCGACTTTGACATCACGCCAGGACACTTCGGTAAAAGCTACCGCGGGTAGATCCCGCATCAAGGGTGCTTCATCCGCGTCAAATAGCTCGCGTCGGCTCATCCCATCAGTGCGTACGAGGTTGTCGTTGATATCGTCAACGCGGATGATGATGGCTTCGTTGAGCTCATCCAGGCTGTAGAAGATTTGACCATCAAAATAGCCCAGGATACGGCTATAGGCTGTTTGCACGGCGCGTTCTACTGCGGCTTTATCCTTCGGTTTGCTTGGTCGTGCTGGCACGATAAGCAGGTCGTAGAACGTAGCGAAATCAGCGTAACGGTCATGGATACGACGAGCTGGTTGTGCTTTGAACGGCCGATACGTTGCGGTAGATGCATTATCAGGGACGATGATCCCTGGTACTTTCCCGAGATAGTTCAACGCTTGGACGTGACAGTCAATCCAGGCTGGCATTTTCTCATTTGCGGCAGCCAGGGCAAACAATAACCCAGAATATGGACACACTGCGACAAACAACGAGGCCTTCATCCCAACCAGTCCGGTGGCCTGGTCGATGACCGGGATCTTATCGCCGGCCCAATCAACATAGAGTTCCTGGCCCGGCTCATGTTCAATCACGCTGTCAAGCCCCGAGGCTTGCACATAGTCGCGCAGATGCCCGCAGAACTGCGAGTACTGATACTTTGCTTCGTCCGGACCGGCATCAATGGCAAGATAATCCATCCATAGCTTATGCCGGGTCAGATGCTTATTTGCTGCCAAACGCTTCGCCAAGGCTTGGAAGTCTGGCTGGTGATAATGCTTCTTACGCACAGTACGGTTATCGCCGAAGTGATGCTCGAAAAACTCGGGCGCAAGCTGGGGAAACGATTCTTTGGTGACCGACTCTGATGCAATCACAGCCTTGGTCTTTGCGATATCACGACGTGAGCATCCCAGGGCAGAAGCTATTGCAGAATAGCTCACCCCGTCTAAACACATCGCCATGATTTCTTTGAAGTTAGCCATTACAGGCCCCTTTTTTGACTCATGAAAGGTGACGCGATGACACAAGACGTGGCACCGCCACCTAAAACAATGACCCAAACCCCCAAGCAGTACCACTTATACGGAACACGGGTACCAACTACGCGGAATACCCGTACCAACTACCCCGAAACGGCAGGATTCCTCTTTAGATAGGAATCCCCCTAGCTATCGAGGTCTTTAGCAACCGCGCGCAAAATCTCTGCGACCTGGCGGCCTGTCTTGCGCTCAGGGTAACGCCCTTGCGCAAGCACTGGCTGGACCTGGGTTTCAAGCAGCGTCATGACATCGGAAAGCATGCTTGCAAGCTCATCAGGCTTACGCGCAGGCTTTGTGTTACGTCGAGGCGTATCAAGTATTTTTACGCGCAGGGCTTGTGGGCCACGACGTCCGGCGGCAAAGTCGAATTCGATGCGCTGGCCTTGCACCAGCTCCTCAACGCCTTTAGGAAGGACATTCCGGCCAACATAGACATCTTCATCTCCAGGATTAGAGACAAAGCCAAAACCCTTTTCAGCGTCAAACCACTTAACTTTGCCGATTGGCATTGGGCTCACCACTTTCGATTCAATAGGGAAAAAGACATTTTACCGCGAATTTGAAGAATTACCCAAGCGGCAACTCCTCTTGTGGTTATGCAAATACAGCAGTTGAGAAAGAGCGATTTCACGGCCTGCCCTTCGGCTCAATTATTTAAAATTGCGACCTTTTTCAGACAAACACCACTAGGTGTGGCCTATTTCATATCTGATTTATGGCAATACGCTGGCCGCGACTGAGCTGCAATAACCACCCTAGTATCAACGTTTCCTGTGTGGAAAAAATTCCGAAAGGTCACGAAACGATAGATTAACGTGACGGTTTCGTTATAAAGCGTTACAGTGTTCCGCAGGCGCTTTGATGGCGACTACGGCAGGGACTCCCGCAATAGAGTCCGACCCTGCATCACAAGTAGTTGCCCGAGCTAAGTGCAAAAGAATTTTTCAAGACTGTAAATACACATTGATTCTAACCGGACCACAATCTTGCGGGTATGAGAGGAATACTAGAAAATGGGAAGCCACTCCGCTAAGACCAACTCCGTTGGCACGAAGTTCGCAGCAACCACCATCGCTTTCGGCGCAGCTGCTGCCCTGATGGCACCAACCGCAGCCGCTGCTCCAGACTCTGACTGGGACCGCCTTGCACAGTGCGAGTCCGGCGGCAACTGGCACATCAACACCGGTAACGGCTACCACGGCGGTCTGCAGTTCTCTGCTTCCACTTGGCAGGCATTTGGCGGCGGCGAGTTCGCTGCGACCGCAGACCAGGCATCTCGCGAAGAGCAGATCGTCGTTGCAGAACGCACCCTGGCTCAGCAGGGTTGGGGCGCATGGCCAGCTTGCTCCGCAAGCTTGGGCTTGAACTCCCCTGCAACCCAGCGCACCGCTCCTGCGCAGAGCGTTTCCGCACCGGCTAACTCCCCGGCAGCTGTCCAAAAGGCTGTAAAGAGCGCTTCTTCCAACGAGGTAGCTTCCGATGAGGTCTACAAGCTCGTTGTTAAGACGCTGAACAGCTACGGCGTGCAGGTTCCATCTGCTGTCACCGATGCTTATAAGGCTAACCGCGGCGACTTCAACGCTTTCTACAGCGCAAACCGCGGCACCATTGACCCAATCTTGGCTCAGATTAGCTAATTTGACCCAACCTTAAAGGGTTCTTCGGAGCTTGCTACCTTCACCGGTGGCAAGCTCCTTTTCTTATGCTCACATGACCCTAGCCAGATGGACGAGCTGCGCCTGGCCTGAAGTAAAACGCCAATAGCCCCATCACCTCCGACTGATTCGGGATAATGGAGCTAGGGCTTGCCGTTTAAGCGTCTCGCTAAAAGCCGGCTTCGAATCCAGCGTTAAGGCCGGTTTTCGAAGCTTTTAACGGTTGATGCGGGTGTAAGGGTGAACGTAGTTCAGCTTCTCCTGTGGCAACGGCAGCACGGTGTCATCGCCCCAAGGGCTGCCTGGACCGGTAAACGGTGCAACGATTTCAGTAACAGCATGCTCACGATCGGTAACCGGCCAGTTCGGGGAGACGTGGCCCTTCTTCTCTACATTCGACATACCTCTTATTGTGCCAAACCCAGCGCAAAAAAGTAACTCGATGGTGGCTAAACTCGGAAGTTATTATGTCTGCTGAGCAAAAACCCCAGGTGCATCGCAAAGCGCAGCA
Protein-coding regions in this window:
- the istA gene encoding IS21 family transposase, giving the protein MANFKEIMAMCLDGVSYSAIASALGCSRRDIAKTKAVIASESVTKESFPQLAPEFFEHHFGDNRTVRKKHYHQPDFQALAKRLAANKHLTRHKLWMDYLAIDAGPDEAKYQYSQFCGHLRDYVQASGLDSVIEHEPGQELYVDWAGDKIPVIDQATGLVGMKASLFVAVCPYSGLLFALAAANEKMPAWIDCHVQALNYLGKVPGIIVPDNASTATYRPFKAQPARRIHDRYADFATFYDLLIVPARPSKPKDKAAVERAVQTAYSRILGYFDGQIFYSLDELNEAIIIRVDDINDNLVRTDGMSRRELFDADEAPLMRDLPAVAFTEVSWRDVKVDRNWHITCDHQYYSVPFRLIGKRLRARLTKDLVSIFDGDTLVAEHSRLQGFRYRYSTDPAHNPDGDTHGVEVLTRDELLKRASSFGPATTKVITLILKRNEKAIPRGLHTARNILVKLGNKHNKTSLEPACQKILEHNLAPNMQVIARIQTDIARNHQQQCAPPTVVSGDRARKPVDIDKVAGAVFIRPASHYDQVKEV
- a CDS encoding cold-shock protein; amino-acid sequence: MPIGKVKWFDAEKGFGFVSNPGDEDVYVGRNVLPKGVEELVQGQRIEFDFAAGRRGPQALRVKILDTPRRNTKPARKPDELASMLSDVMTLLETQVQPVLAQGRYPERKTGRQVAEILRAVAKDLDS
- a CDS encoding resuscitation-promoting factor Rpf1 domain-containing protein, with protein sequence MGSHSAKTNSVGTKFAATTIAFGAAAALMAPTAAAAPDSDWDRLAQCESGGNWHINTGNGYHGGLQFSASTWQAFGGGEFAATADQASREEQIVVAERTLAQQGWGAWPACSASLGLNSPATQRTAPAQSVSAPANSPAAVQKAVKSASSNEVASDEVYKLVVKTLNSYGVQVPSAVTDAYKANRGDFNAFYSANRGTIDPILAQIS